The segment GTTCGTTACGCTATATTTTTCTCTTGTTCAAAAGCCAAGAAGAGACAGAATATGGACAAACGCAGCAAAAGTTCAGTTACTTTATCATTACCCGTGCGATGATGCAAATTTCTTGCGAAACCTAAATTTTGCATCGTTTGGCGTTATGTGTCGTATCTGTCGGTAACTCACTATGAATTAATTTTGTAACCAAAAAAAAGTGAGTTATGAGAAGTACATTTAAGGTATTGTTCTACGTGAAGAAAGGCAGTGAGAAACCCAACGGCAACCTGCCTTTGATGTGTCGCATTACGGTGGACGGAGAGATTAAGCAGTTCAGTTGCAAGATGGATGTTCCCTTGCGCCTGTGGGACGTGAAGAACAACCGTGCTTCGGGTAAGAGTGCCGAAGCGCAAAGAATCAACCGTGCCGTTGACAAAATCAGAGTGGAGATAAACCGCCGTTATCAAGAGTTGATGCAGACGGACGGTTATGTCACTGCTGCCAAGTTGAAAGATGCCTATCTCGGCATCGGTATCAAACAGGAAACCTTGCTAAAACTGTTTGAACAACACAACAGCGAATTTGCCAAGAAAGTGGGACACAGCAGGGCAAAAGGAACATTCCGACGTTATGTTACCGTCTGCAAGCACATCCGTGAGTTCCTACCCCATACCTACAAGCGTGAAGATATTCCGTTAAAAGAGTTGAACCTCTCGTTCATCAACGACTTCGAGTATTTCCTGCGTACTGAGAAAAAATGCCGCACCAATACCATTTGGGGCTACATGATTGTGCTGAAACACATTATTTCCATAGCGAGGAATGACGGTCGTCTGCCGTTCAATCCCTTTGCAGGGTACATCAACTCTCCCGAAAGCGTGGACAGAGGGTATATTACGAGAGAGGAGATACACACAATGATGAACACCGATATGCCCGACAAGACACACGAGCTTGTCAGGGATTTATTTCTGTTCTCCACCTTTACAGGTTTGGCATATTCCGATGTCAAGAACCTTACGGAAGACAACCTGCAAACATTCTTTGACGGAAATCTGTGGATTATCACCCGAAGAAAGAAAACTAACACGGAATCCAATATCCGATTGTTGGATGTTCCCCGAAAGATAATAGAGAAGTACAGGGGTATGACAAGAGATAATAAAGTATTCCCCATGCCGAGTAACACGACTTGCAACAAGAAGCTGAAAGCCATTGCCAAGTTGTGCGGTATAAAAGTCCACTTGACCTATCATGTAGCAAGACATTCGGCAGCGACCACTGTGCTGTTATCCAACGGAGTACCCATTGAAACCGTCAGCCGACTTTTGGGACATACCAACATAAAAACGACCCAAATTTACGCAAAAATCACAGCCCAAAAGATTAGTCAGGATATGGAAACATTGTCGCACAAACTGGAGGATATGGAAAAGAACATTTGCAATGCCATTCAGTAACCCTTAAATCAAACGATAATGAAAGAGGAAAGAAACATCATAACAATGAACGAGTTCGGCAATGTAGTTATGCCGAAAGATATACAGGCAACCGCCATGAGTGAGTGGGAGCTTTGCGAGTTGTTCAATGTAACCGCCCCGACTATCAGGGCAGGGATAAAGACACTCTGCAAGAACGGCATTCTGAATGAGTGTGAGATAAGGCATACCATCCGACTGTCCGACAAGTGCAGCATGGAGGTTTACAGCCTTGAAACGATAATCGCCCTTGCGTTCCGTATCGGCACATACAGTGCGAAGCAGGTGCGCAATGCCGTTCTTGAAAGACT is part of the Parabacteroides sp. AD58 genome and harbors:
- a CDS encoding site-specific integrase: MRSTFKVLFYVKKGSEKPNGNLPLMCRITVDGEIKQFSCKMDVPLRLWDVKNNRASGKSAEAQRINRAVDKIRVEINRRYQELMQTDGYVTAAKLKDAYLGIGIKQETLLKLFEQHNSEFAKKVGHSRAKGTFRRYVTVCKHIREFLPHTYKREDIPLKELNLSFINDFEYFLRTEKKCRTNTIWGYMIVLKHIISIARNDGRLPFNPFAGYINSPESVDRGYITREEIHTMMNTDMPDKTHELVRDLFLFSTFTGLAYSDVKNLTEDNLQTFFDGNLWIITRRKKTNTESNIRLLDVPRKIIEKYRGMTRDNKVFPMPSNTTCNKKLKAIAKLCGIKVHLTYHVARHSAATTVLLSNGVPIETVSRLLGHTNIKTTQIYAKITAQKISQDMETLSHKLEDMEKNICNAIQ